The window TTAGCTCCAGTCAAAAGAAAGTCTAACTCAAGGTAAATGAGACTGCTGAGCTGTGTagaatttgttattatttttaaaaggaaagaagATAAACTGAAGAGTCATTTGAGGTCCAGATCATTTGGTTAGTCTAGACAGTAACGTGCCAGTTTTGTTGacccatttataaaatgtatgcataagTAAAAGGTGTTGCTGCTCTGTTCAGGAAGCTACATGGCCGATAAGGTATATCACTTCTTCCTGCTAAGACTGTTGAGAAAGGGaagccaaatattttttacagacatgAGTGGCTATGCTTTTCCACTCAGTTCTGAATATTTAGCAACATACTTGACTCGGAACACTGGGAATTTCCATAAGAAAGTATGTGAAAGAGAGTGGGGAAGATCTGAGGTCATGGTAATTGGTTTCTGATCTGATAAGAAAAAGGACCCAATGGAAGTACTGGAGATCCTAAAAAATAGAGTCTCGTCCACCAGAATGTAATCTATCCCAGAGAGGCATGGGCCTTGGAATAACATATATAGTCCTGCACTGTGGGGTTTAGCAGTCCCTAGGGGTCCACCTAGGATGTTTGAATTATTAAGTGTACTAAATCTGAAGTAAATGCCTCAGGACTCTACCGGTCATGTGTGAGCGATCCAGTTTAGGGTCAGCAGTAATGTTAAATTCACAAGCAAGGATCAGATTAGGTTTAAGTCCCCTCCAATAAATTTTGAAGTAGGGTAGAATAGATTACCAGCATTCAGCATCAATGTAAGTTTTGtgttataatatgtttttatcttgtcaacaaatatgtgataaatgtagtaatgtgtttcttttttaaattaataaagcacttaaaattaattattattcataGATCTCCTcatcctgaggaagtggactagAATCTCTGAAACGCATCGAAGTTGCTAAAACACCTCATTTGAAGAAGTTTCCACTAGGAGATCTCTTGTATGCTGTACTTGTGCTAAATGGTtttatattgtgtgtaataaattttaaagattaatttattaataacaattattgtaattttataattcattttgaTCTAATTGGTTAGTTGAatctgaccttaaaagtcccctattttgttttttttttaaaccatacatttttgtatttgcattctAATTGGGACGTAGTTGGTGTAAACCTAAATCCTGAAGGGTACAAATGCTGTATATGGGGTAGAATAGAACCTGAATTATAAATTTCCCAGCATGGGTAAGTTATTCCCTCTCTTTCAAGATCACTGTGGCAAATCTACCTTCCGTATCCATCTTTCTTGATATTACTTAATATGGTCAAATGTTGTTAGGAGGATAGCAACACCCCCTTTCTTCATCCTAAGAGAAATGGCTGTAACCTTGTCAATCCAAGAGCCTTTTAATGTGACTTCATCCCCGATATTCTAATGGGTCTCTGCAACATTCCACAATAGTATTTTAAGTGCTATCTGGAATACAGTGTGAACTTGGGGAGAGGAGGGTAAAGAAGATATTATGATGGTACCCAGAAGtaggaaatacataaaatacaagtgAACATGTCTGAATATTACTTCTAAGCTCCAACCTGGCTGTAAATCGAAAAACCCATAGCCTGTACTCGTTTTAAGAAATACCATCTAAACCAACTTCCTGTTAAACAGGAGTAGTAAAAAGAAGACTTCCTGTTAAAAGAAGAGTAGTGTGACACAAATTCaattaagaaacaaaaacataaaatgcagtaaaaaacaattgaaagaaATTTTCAAAAGTTCCAAAGCCAGGATAGAAGGTTCGTGATATTCCAACACAAACTTGGCTCCCAAATACACCAACTGCTTGCACACCATGGCAAAGGCCTTCTGTTTCTGAGCCACTGCAGCTAAAACGTCCCAGAATAATAAAATCTTGTCATCTCCAACTCTCAGCCTACATTGTTTGCGATATGCTCCAACCACTACCTCTCTAtctgcaaaatgaaaatatttcacattaacTGGTCTAGGTCATGGATTTGGTGTAAAGTTAAAAGAAGTTCCAAATGCTCAGAGGGGTGTAGAACCATGAGACTGTGAAGCAGCGGTGAAATCTCCCCTGTGATTCTCTGAGACCGTAGAAGCTGGCAACAGAGCTTTCAAGACAGAGCCGTACCCTGcacataccacatgtgcagggtaCAGCGGTGCCACGCTGCTCTGCCTGGGGGAATGGAGTCACGCAGGGGAgaaactgctccgtgtgattcatcaagagatcgaatcatggctttctccgcgacaactcaaaatcggaatcATTATGACCGACAaggggaagaacattgtgtctgcgctgcgtcaaggaaggctgagccatgcaccctgcatggcacagtgttcaatctggttgtcaagcggttcctgaagtcttccacccatctgcaagacattataaaaatggccaggaaactttgcatacACTTCAGCTACTCttacaccacaaagcacaccctccttgagctgcagcggcagaacggcatccccagcatagGCTGACATGTGACatttccacccattggaattccaccctccatatgttggacccactatacgaacagagaaaggccatcaacaaattcttgatgatccaagcggataggagtactcccatgtgtaactttgatgttaGCCAGTGGCatctcatgcgtgacacctgccaattgctcaggccctttgaggaggccacgttatttgtcagtcgccaggactacaggatgaacaatgtcattccactacttcatgtcctggaacggatgctggtaaatctggctggtcaggggactggagacgtggctcATACatctcacagccacatgagccctgtgggggctgaactggaggaggacattggagcaaaggcaatgtatagtgaaatgagtggtttttctactcaggtgacaggagaggaggagcaggagaagCCAGGGGAGCAAGAGGGAGAtaaggaagacgaggcagaggacccagacacaccgtggcagtatgcagtggagatggaagcagggagtccctcggagtcacttgcagaaatggcccgcttcATGCTCCCTTGTGCAgcgacagccgaattgtcaccattcggcagagggatgacttctggatttccaccttgttggacccttgctaccggtccaaaatggtggccttttttacaccctctgagagggaggacaaactgaactactacagagacatcctatgtagtcagttggctgctgcctatctgcgctattgtccatcctctcgcaggtctgaccggggggccctctgcacttacattccactgccatggctgttGGGGAGGGGTGAGGTGGCAGGAGCAGttccagctccatcagcagcagcctcagtctagagtcactgatgagcagctttctgcacccgcatagtgaagaaactactgaccagcagctagacatttCAGCAGAACCTGAACTAGCAgatggtggcatacttggagtgcaccctgccagccgtcattgaagatccgctggaccactgggcagccaaactggatttgtggctgcaactagccgagtttgccctggaaaagctgtcctgcccggccagtagtgtggcatcagagcgggtgttaagtgcggcgggggccatagttacacCAAGAAGAACTCGCTGTCCAAAAAAATGTgaagagactgacctttgtcaggatgaatcaggcgtggatcagccaggatttccacccaccaatgcctgatgcatctgattagatgatccatgctgcctgacccaaaccttgacaaaagagaccggtttcttctggctacctgcctcagctactactctgatggtGCCACCCTCCTGATGCCACAcatcgtcagcgggtactggtattgccacccaccaccccagtctgtcaccggatcactttgtggtctcctgatgctactgcccccatctccacactatgtcaccttgccactctgtggtttcctgattctgctgctgctatcaccacactatgtcaccttgccaatctgtggtctcctgatggttctgctgccatctccacactatgtcaccttgccgctctgtggtctcctaatgctgctgctgccgccatctccacactatgtcaccttgccgctctgtggtctcctgatgctgctgctgccatctccacactatgtcaccttgccgctctgtggtctcctgatggtgctgctgccatctccacactatgtcaccttgccgctctgtggtctcctgatggtgctgctgccatctccacactatgtccttttgccactctgtggccttctgatgctaccgccacctccacactctgtcattgtgccactctgtggtctcctgatgctgtcgccacctccacactctgtcattgtgtcactctgtggcctactcatgctgccaccacctccacactatgtcattgtgccactctgtggcctactcatgctgccaccacctccacactctgtcattgtgccactctgtggctgactcatttgctgccacctccacactctgtcgttgtgccactctgtagcctcctgatgctgtcgctaactccagactctgtcattgtatcactctgtagccttctgatgctgccgccacctccaggctctgtcattgtgccactctgtggccagttatccctatggtaaattttctgacacctcctgctcctaacccaaaagtaggaaagatcaagaggccccactttcgtggtctgtattcattcctaaaatcctgatgctgccgccacctccagactctgtcattgtgccactctgtagcctcctgatgctgactccacctccagactctgccattgtgccactctgtggccagttatccctgttgtaaattttctgacacctcctacTCCTTacccaaaagtaggaaggatCACGAAGCCtcactttcatggtctgtattcagactgaaaatcaagatcaggccagcttttgcccttctgctccactggaggtttctgtcctccctgagcttgccttaggacacctgagttaccgtttaacaggtgtaccaccccagtcaaactccccacctgtcactgttcTCAGAGCGGGTTGCACCTGGTGTGcgctgggcgcttggagccagaagcgagagcccctcggagtcaagtccccggctgatgccacacatcagataccaagtgctccttctttcacccaccttcgtcagcgggtactggtattgccacccactgccccactctgtcaccgggtcactttgtggtctcctgatgctgctgctgtcatctccacactatgtcaccgggccactctgtggtatcctcctgatgctgctgccacctccagactctgtcattgtgccactctgtggtctccgcctgatgctgctgctgccgccacctccacactatgtcattgtgccactctgtgactgcctcatgctgtcgccacctccacactctgtcattctgccactctgtagcTTACTcatgttgccgccacctccacaatctgtcattgtgccagtcTGTAGGCTCCTtatgctgtcaccacctccagactctgtcattgtgccactctgtgctccacagacaggatccgttttttgtgggttattgttctgatggatcagaggaagggcaaaatattcAGTGATGTCAACACAagcttagtgctgacaccctctccattctgtcggggggctctacttgtataaacggttaatagaacaggttctgtaggcatctttgtggaatcagctgacgagggtgtaaaaggagtccgcttcttcttgacgctaacatggacctgtaaagctgagttcatacttgagttatttggtcagttttgtgcagtgattctaagagcgacgcctgtcatctgcatgtcatactgactcacactattatttcactaccacagcagactccctatgcatgttactgcaaggcacaatgttctacaccactatcaaggctctttGAATCccagaaatagacgttttttaactcaattcaccgcaaataaatttgtattgaagcaaatcttttcggaaaatttggCCAAccaatttttgagaaattcgttCATCTCTAGTAGCAACcattaaaaatgcattgcagATCTACTTCATTCaagtattacaattatattttttacaaaaaataattcaagATCCTTTGTTCTTTCTTAGTGAGCCTTAGTCACACATCCCCTATGCTATTTAAAGATCCCTAGTATTAGAACCCCCTGTTGATAGACCTTAAGATAGAATCCCCTCGAGCACAGACCCATTAGTGAccatccccccccccattgcAGATCCCTTGGGACATATCCCTCAGTGATGGATCCTCTAAAGCAACCCTCTAGCACAGAGCAGAGCCCTCTGATACCAAACCCACAGTGATGGACTCCCCACCCTGCCCCATTGACCCATTACAACTTAGTGGTGGTTCCTCAGACCCTCCCCCTTTTTTCaggaaaaactacattttttcacACTTAACTCTTCCTAACTAAAATGATGGTGCTTCTTTCCTGCtcacctgctcttccaagtttattCAGCATTGCTTCTCCTATTGGCCAATCAGGAGACCTCTTTATAGCCCCATATAACCACTGCAAAACTAACTCTTAGAGAATCAGCCACTCATCCCTAGTTAGaactaaatatataatgtataaaagaagaaaaagaatgaggttcacggctcagggattgtatgaaatattatatacgtgtatttgttacataatatcaaagaaaaacatttacataacgcaatcaggtattttataCGCAATTATGcattatatactagacacagtacttctTCAAACAAATCAATGtgtgatttatttgtttgatgtgtcatcaaacaaataaatgtgtgaagaatcACAAAAGTCGCGACCgtatagagtttgtgcaaaaatttGAACCAACCATTAcgtttcgccaccattaggctGAACTAGGCTAGAACTGAATACCAACATTATTCAAGCTTACTTTGCAGCTCATTCTAAATACACAGGAGAGAGCGTATGCCCAAAGGGCAACTCCCACCAAATTATTGCAGCCAGAGGCAGTGTTCAcattggctggtgattgttaGGAGCTATTCTACCCTCCGATGACCACAGCCTCATGCATACACTAAGTAACAATCAGTAATGCATACAGGGGCCAGAAACTGCCAGAAAAATTCaggcaaaactgaaaaatgtgcTAAAGGTATTAAAACATTGTATGATCTGAATGGTTTTgggtttttattaaatgtatattgtcAGTTATttctacaacaaaataaaatgaatatgccTTTTCATTGACACAAATCATAGGTATAAAAGTTTGTCTATGCAGTTCtgaatttgaataatttaataataataataataattatataataaatgataataataataaataataataataataagtcactATTTCTATTAATTTGTGTGACAACACTCATTAAAATTAATTGCAATGGAAACAATGATCCCAGGAGGCCTCATGAACCGGATGCCATTGATCTTTACGTAGATAAGCACATTATAAAGGCTCAGCTCTGTACCATGCACATTAATATGAATGACAGTTGGTTGGTAAGAACTAGGATGCAATGGAAAGAAAATTTAGGTTTATTACTGCATGTGCTACTTATAATTTAAGGAGCTGTTTAGTACAGCACAGGGTAAAATGCTTAGTCTAGGTATGAGGTCTTCAAATCAAGTGATACAATGATACATGTCAATAGAATGGCAGAGTGCACCAGTATGAATTTTTACTGCatgtacacaaatatttttatagggTCTGAATTAATAAATCTCatcaagactagaaaagataactatcatggtagaacctaggtgatccagcaaacctgaaatagatctaggtcaggatagaaaaaaaatgccaataaatagcaaatgatttttaagaaacccattctaggtttgctggatcacctatgttatCCCGCTATAGattatcttctgcagtcttggtgagcttttaaaaaatatgttcctATAAATTATTAGTTTTGCACATGAAATAAAAAGTGATATTTGGTGCATTCTGCTATTCTATTGAGATCCCacaatagtccatcttctccagttttagtaatctttaacaaatcaagcccaTAGTCTATGTCCCTTTGAGCAAATATCTTTTGCCTTTCTGCCACCAGCCCTTTTTTCACTACTTTCTACTTTCTCCAACTTTCTTCTTcaccattgaaataatttttagccTACTTTCTCGCCTACTCATCTAAGTCTGTGTCCATTATACTAGCTCAAAGTTCAGAGACCAGTAATCCAGCAGTGAGTCCCCCCAACCTACTGCTGAACAGCGAAGAGAACGCGTCCATGACACACAGACATTGAGGTAGAGACTCCCAAAACAACCTTAGCCttgtgtatacaaaaaaaaagaagactcaACATTAGAACATCACAACCACAGATTTAGGTGGATTTTTGTagacttttttctatttctcctaGAAGTTATaagcaaagaaaaactttatcgaggggtgtctgtgggggtagCCTGGAGGTTAGTttcaaattgcatatttttgtggaaaaaggaatttaaaatacATGAGTTTACAAATTGAATTAAATTGTTTATATGCGCAGACATAGAGCAACATCAACAGCATTATATTTAGTGccaaatatatgtgtatgtgattCCTATATTGACCTATAATGTAcaagtttccattttttaataatttgttttaaagtctttttcAACAATTATATTTGTATGCAAAAGGTAGGTATGCAATAGTTCATGCAAAACATATCTAGTTCTTACAGTTCCAGTGGGAAAGAATCTGATTATGGTCTTCCAGCTTTCTCAAAAATACTGTAAATCCAAAAATTTTAACAAGGAATATATAGCACCACCAAACAGTATTTAGGTTGATCATATCTCTCCTAATAAAAACCTCATCATGAGagagaatacatttaaattagttattattaatatttgtaggcctattttctttttattagtttagttgcccctcTCTGCATTGTCTCCAGTTCCACAGCTTTTTACTCAAGATGTGATCTTAGATGTGGTCTTACTGTACCTAGTACTTTGGCAAGTACATGTCTCTCTCCCTTTCTGTCTCTTCCTCTCTGTTGTTGGGTTTTGTATAGGTTTACAGTctgcaggtttattttaaattacccaagatttttttaacacacaGATATTGGTCAAATGAATGTAAACAAATGGAAGAGGGAAATCAGACCATGGTGACATTTTTCATCATCAAAGGAATCTCAGATGTTCCAGAGTTGCAAACTCCAATCTTTCTTTTGGTTCTTCTCATTTATCTTCTCACTCTTGGTGGAAACATAACCATCATCCTACTGGTCTTCCTTGATTGCCATCTCCACACTCCCATGTATTTTTTCTTGGCAAATTTATCCCTGAATGATATATGCAATACAACTGTTACCCTACACAAGGTCCTTCTTATAGGTCTAACTGGGGATCAGGAAATTTCATATGTCAGCTGCATAGCCCAGATATATTTCTTTGGAAGCTTCGTTAGTGATGAACTGTTGTTTCTGGCTGCAATGAGCTATGACAGATATGTTGCCATTTGTAATCCATTGAGATATACTGTTATCATGAATCACAAAATCTGTGCTCTTCTGGCCTCCTTCTGTTGGGTTCTtggttttatagaaatattaCCTTATGCTGTTCTTGTAGCTGGATTTTCCTGTTACAGATCCAACGTAGTAGACCACTTCTTCTGTGACCTTGTGCCAGTCATAAAATTATCTTGCAGCAACACTTCTGTTCTGAAGACTTTGTTCATAGTTGAAGGAACTTTCCTTTTAGTTCTTGGTCCTCTTGTTTTAACTGTTCTgtcctatatttttattatttccaccATAATAAAGATTCGTACCAGCACAGGAAGACGTAAAGCCTTCTACACATGTTCCTCACACCTCACAGTCGTCATTCTTCTCTATATCACCCTAAGCTACCAGTACCCCAGGCCGCTTTCAGCAGACAGCCTTGAGTACAATAAACTGCTTTCTCTGTTCAACACGGCCGCTGTCCCCATCTTGAACCCTTTCATTTACAGCctgaaaaataaagatgtgaAGTCAGCTTTAAAAAAGAGACTGTGGTTTTTGAGAGTTAAAAAATAGGTGTAAAAttggtattgttatttattgaatgtttcattttttggaaGCTGGCATattaaacatgaaataaatcAGTGCACATtagtgtgtatttattttaaataagtcaCCATTGCTTACTATTATATTTATGCATAAATACACACGTTCAGACTGGTTTTCTAAGGGCTTAGAAATTTTCACacaatgaaaaatattacatttcatttaaattatcTAATCAAATGGGAAAAGAAAATTACGCATTTGATTTGCACctgattatataatatattatggaataggacaggtgatgtctcttctgcaataaagcaaacttgcTTGCCTTTTcgtaattatttaaataaactcacCTCTCCATGCTCCTTTGCTGCCGCCAACATCTTCTCCTGGTCCTATTCTGGTTTCAGGATCTTTGGCAATCATGATTGACCAAGCCAGATTGGCATTACACCAGTATATTTACATGGGAGGTAATTTACGTCTGGCAAGCAGGTATGccacatgcacagctcattgtatagtattgaaaatattttgaacatgcaggtatttttttaattgaaagagACATAACTTGCTCCTTcttcaataattttttaataaaatgtaagtttagttctgctttaagttgatTAGTTGTCTAAGTCCAGATTTACAGTCCATTGAACACATAGAGCTTATCTAATATCTAATTTGCTCTGTTTGTCAAACTAATCCTTTACTGAATTAGTAGATGGAATGTTTTGTCCTCACTGGCCTTGGTGAGTAAATGGACTTTGTAGAACCAAGGTCGCCAAACCCAATCCTTACTGACCTTGGTGAATGAGCTTTATAGGTATGTTTATTCCATATTGATAATTCATATTTCCTTATGGGTGTATTTTACCATTATGTATACATACCCTAATAAAATACATCCTCATATAAAGAGCTAAAATTGCCTACTTACACAATACCTTGTTGGCAGGAGGTAACTCTCTCCCACCTGGGAACAGGACACTTCCGCTCCATGTAATGGTAAGGAGAAAAATGGAAGGAGTTGT is drawn from Pyxicephalus adspersus chromosome Z, UCB_Pads_2.0, whole genome shotgun sequence and contains these coding sequences:
- the LOC140343941 gene encoding olfactory receptor 5V1-like translates to MEEGNQTMVTFFIIKGISDVPELQTPIFLLVLLIYLLTLGGNITIILLVFLDCHLHTPMYFFLANLSLNDICNTTVTLHKVLLIGLTGDQEISYVSCIAQIYFFGSFVSDELLFLAAMSYDRYVAICNPLRYTVIMNHKICALLASFCWVLGFIEILPYAVLVAGFSCYRSNVVDHFFCDLVPVIKLSCSNTSVLKTLFIVEGTFLLVLGPLVLTVLSYIFIISTIIKIRTSTGRRKAFYTCSSHLTVVILLYITLSYQYPRPLSADSLEYNKLLSLFNTAAVPILNPFIYSLKNKDVKSALKKRLWFLRVKK